CAAATTCTAAGAATTCATTTGGTATAAAATCTGTAACCCGCGCAAAGTCAAAAGCGAATCGATCTTATCGAAGATTCCCGGATGAGCGGCGTCGATGACAGTCACCAATCCCCCGGTTCCGATTACACGATAATCCTCACCTTTATCTTTTTTGATTTCACGAATAATACCTTCCAAAAGACCAATCCAACCAAAAAAGAACCCGGCCTGAATCGATTCGATCGTAGAATCCCCCAAAATTTTTTCGGGAGACTGAAAAACGATGGGAGGAAGCTGAGAAGTGTTTCTTGTCAAAGCATCCATGGAAACTTTCAAACCAGGCGCGATTACTCCTCCAAGATACTCGGGCTTTTCATTCACTACGCAAAATGTAGTCGCAGTTCCCAGATCGATAATTATGAATTTGCCAGGCGAATCGGTCACACAAGCCGCGGCGTTTACAAGTCGATCGGCTCCGATTTCATAAGGTCTCGGATAGGAAATCGAGAAAGGAAGTTTCATTTGGTAATGAACTCGAATCGCCTCGATCTTAAACCAATCCTGAAACATTCTCTCTAAAATGGGGTTTAATGTCGGTACAACGCTGGAATAAATTCCTCCCGTGATCATTTCGTTTTCGATTTTAAATTCCCTCAAAAACCCTCTGAAAAACAATCCGAGCTCATCGGATGTCCTATCTTTTCTGGTTACGGTTCTTTTATGAAACAGAGGAACG
The nucleotide sequence above comes from Leptospira weilii. Encoded proteins:
- a CDS encoding type III pantothenate kinase, with product MLLVVDVGNTNTVFGIFENGKNVPLFHKRTVTRKDRTSDELGLFFRGFLREFKIENEMITGGIYSSVVPTLNPILERMFQDWFKIEAIRVHYQMKLPFSISYPRPYEIGADRLVNAAACVTDSPGKFIIIDLGTATTFCVVNEKPEYLGGVIAPGLKVSMDALTRNTSQLPPIVFQSPEKILGDSTIESIQAGFFFGWIGLLEGIIREIKKDKGEDYRVIGTGGLVTVIDAAHPGIFDKIDSLLTLRGLQILYQMNS